Proteins encoded within one genomic window of candidate division WOR-3 bacterium:
- a CDS encoding TIGR04076 family protein codes for MTKYKVKLKVVEIQGSGKCPLGHKVGDEFVYQGWPIANLCPAAFNTLYPVIRVLSYGGKVGDGENEHRIRLCCYDPANPTVFELERLNEEYTY; via the coding sequence ATGACAAAGTACAAAGTAAAGCTTAAAGTAGTTGAAATTCAGGGAAGTGGGAAGTGCCCCCTTGGGCACAAAGTGGGCGATGAATTTGTTTATCAGGGATGGCCCATCGCCAATCTCTGCCCTGCTGCCTTTAACACGCTATATCCTGTAATTAGGGTGCTTTCCTATGGTGGAAAGGTAGGCGATGGAGAAAATGAACATAGAATAAGACTCTGTTGCTACGATCCCGCCAATCCAACGGTTTTCGAACTGGAGAGATTAAACGAAGAATACACTTATTAG
- the lepA gene encoding translation elongation factor 4, whose translation MKNIRNFSIIAHIDHGKSTLADRMLEYTHTIRPEKLQEQYLDSMDLEREKGITIKMHPVRMEMELDGERYILNLIDTPGHVDFNYEVSRSLAACEGAILLVDASQGVEAQTITNFYLALAQNLEIIPVINKIDLPNAQIEKVEKQIYDLTGEIPLRISAKLGWGIDELMREIVKRIPPPKGDPEGKTRALIFDAKYEDYRGVIVFVRVFDGVIKPGMKIMMKSSGKTYEVVEVGYLKPDMVKTSELKAGEVGYLTAAIREITEARVGDTIVDANYPETPALPGYREPKPVVFAGIYPTVPSDYELLAKAINKLKLNDASLQFTPEYSPALGPGFRCGFLGMLHMEIFKERLKREFGVDIVITTPNVEYKVILEDGREMLVDNPADFPDVFEKALEPYAKVEIITPKEFLGAVQKLCISRRGTQTKFNFLDEDTVFFEFEMPLSEIIFDFHDKLKSITRGYASFDYEIIDYRESDVVRLDFLVAGDKIDALSLIVHKDNAYYVGRKIAEKLRKEIPRQLFEVTIQAAIGKRVIAKERIPPIRKDVTAKCYGGDITRKRKLLEKQKEGKKKLKKIGKVELPQEAFLNIVKVEE comes from the coding sequence ATGAAAAACATCAGAAATTTTTCGATTATTGCGCACATAGACCACGGTAAGTCCACTCTCGCAGATAGGATGCTCGAATATACCCATACTATTAGACCAGAAAAATTACAGGAGCAATACCTCGATTCTATGGATTTAGAAAGAGAAAAGGGAATTACGATAAAAATGCACCCCGTTAGAATGGAGATGGAATTAGACGGGGAAAGATACATTCTAAATCTCATCGATACGCCTGGCCATGTGGATTTCAATTACGAAGTCTCTCGATCCCTCGCAGCCTGTGAAGGCGCAATATTACTTGTTGACGCCTCACAGGGCGTTGAAGCACAAACCATCACCAACTTTTACCTTGCATTAGCCCAAAATTTAGAAATAATACCAGTTATCAACAAAATTGACCTACCCAACGCACAAATAGAAAAGGTCGAGAAGCAAATTTACGACCTAACTGGGGAAATTCCCCTTAGAATTTCAGCTAAGCTCGGTTGGGGCATTGACGAACTGATGAGAGAGATTGTAAAAAGAATTCCGCCTCCAAAGGGGGATCCAGAAGGGAAAACGAGGGCTTTAATCTTTGACGCGAAATATGAAGATTACAGAGGAGTAATTGTATTTGTAAGGGTTTTTGATGGAGTGATTAAGCCTGGAATGAAGATCATGATGAAATCATCGGGAAAAACTTACGAGGTAGTTGAAGTTGGCTATTTAAAACCCGATATGGTTAAAACCTCTGAATTAAAAGCAGGTGAAGTAGGCTATTTAACCGCAGCAATAAGGGAGATAACGGAGGCCCGAGTTGGAGATACAATAGTAGATGCAAATTATCCCGAAACTCCGGCCCTTCCTGGATACAGAGAACCTAAACCCGTAGTTTTTGCTGGTATTTATCCAACAGTCCCTTCAGATTACGAACTATTAGCCAAAGCAATTAATAAACTTAAATTGAATGACGCCTCACTCCAGTTTACCCCTGAATATTCTCCCGCTTTAGGCCCTGGGTTTAGGTGCGGTTTTTTAGGGATGCTACATATGGAAATTTTTAAGGAAAGGTTAAAGAGGGAGTTCGGGGTTGATATAGTCATCACGACACCTAACGTGGAATATAAAGTGATACTTGAAGATGGAAGGGAAATGCTGGTTGACAATCCTGCCGATTTTCCTGATGTTTTTGAAAAAGCTTTAGAACCTTATGCAAAAGTAGAAATTATTACCCCAAAGGAGTTCCTCGGAGCTGTGCAAAAATTGTGTATCTCACGCCGTGGCACACAAACCAAATTTAACTTTCTCGACGAAGATACCGTTTTCTTCGAATTTGAAATGCCTCTAAGTGAAATAATTTTCGATTTTCACGACAAACTTAAAAGCATCACGAGAGGATACGCCTCTTTCGACTACGAGATAATAGATTATAGAGAATCAGATGTTGTCAGGTTAGATTTCCTTGTAGCGGGAGATAAAATAGACGCCCTATCCTTAATAGTCCATAAAGACAATGCTTACTATGTAGGAAGAAAAATTGCCGAAAAACTCCGTAAGGAAATCCCAAGGCAACTTTTTGAGGTTACTATTCAGGCCGCTATTGGCAAAAGGGTAATAGCTAAGGAAAGGATTCCACCCATAAGGAAAGATGTTACAGCAAAGTGCTATGGCGGAGACATTACCAGAAAGAGAAAGCTTCTCGAAAAGCAAAAGGAAGGTAAGAAAAAGCTAAAGAAAATCGGAAAGGTGGAACTTCCACAAGAGGCCTTCTTAAACATAGTTAAAGTTGAGGAATAA
- a CDS encoding metallophosphoesterase, giving the protein MLYTLITLIFLNFPSWYTKPVFQFHKDTLIVTVKTQNPSSGVKLVYGKLSDPLNFNFENYRTSRSTDTIHTFKITGLKENSQYAFKIAFFDTVNKIFYATQTYYLKPKKHGEEFTEGLTYDVWPYLSMVDSNSIGISFYTNRPCKAKLYVKGKETIFDTLKILKHEFIIKNLKPQKYEYYLEIFDEYDTTASFVFNFYIPHKNWKIGIFGDTRGNPNNINPVFFVDGVNEEITRQIMHLLYEEHANIVFVLGDLITGRMKSFEYAEEEYKSFLKSCWPYSSYIPIMPIPGNHDMIAPVMEDDEKRYDPPPPYSAENLWTNVFVLPQNGPQEDSGMPPYRENVYFISLGDIAIYALNSDYNYVLYKNKPNPSVRLPDQNQRKWLTKVKTLNSSKKYHVLMFHEPLVGLSSYERGIKSTEVDSFASFLKSLNFNFYIAGHDHLYARCTLYNGLTQIVSAGGGAPLYDLNEELLKDSSLKIHSWKKTFNYLILEKDKRDNLKLTAKNLNKEIIDTTILK; this is encoded by the coding sequence ATGCTTTATACACTAATAACGTTAATTTTTCTTAACTTTCCTTCCTGGTACACAAAACCGGTTTTTCAATTTCACAAAGATACTCTAATAGTTACTGTAAAAACTCAAAATCCCTCTTCAGGGGTGAAACTGGTTTACGGGAAGCTCAGCGATCCTTTAAATTTTAACTTCGAAAATTATAGAACGTCAAGGAGCACAGACACTATACATACTTTCAAAATCACAGGCTTAAAAGAGAACTCTCAGTATGCTTTTAAAATTGCCTTTTTTGACACAGTAAACAAGATTTTTTATGCTACTCAGACATATTATCTAAAACCCAAAAAACATGGTGAAGAATTTACCGAGGGTCTTACTTATGACGTATGGCCTTATTTGTCCATGGTAGATAGCAATTCTATCGGAATATCCTTCTACACCAACAGACCTTGCAAAGCAAAGCTTTATGTCAAGGGCAAAGAAACAATTTTTGATACCTTAAAAATCCTTAAGCACGAATTTATCATTAAAAATCTAAAACCGCAAAAGTACGAATATTACTTGGAGATTTTTGATGAGTACGACACCACAGCCAGTTTTGTTTTTAACTTCTATATACCCCACAAAAATTGGAAAATAGGAATCTTTGGTGATACAAGGGGAAATCCCAATAACATAAATCCGGTCTTCTTTGTTGATGGCGTGAATGAAGAAATAACAAGACAAATAATGCATCTCTTATATGAAGAGCATGCTAATATAGTTTTCGTTTTAGGCGACCTAATAACAGGTCGAATGAAAAGTTTTGAATACGCTGAGGAAGAGTATAAATCGTTTCTCAAATCTTGCTGGCCGTATAGCTCCTATATCCCCATAATGCCAATCCCTGGAAACCACGATATGATTGCGCCGGTAATGGAAGATGATGAAAAAAGATACGATCCTCCTCCACCCTACAGTGCAGAGAATTTGTGGACTAATGTGTTTGTTCTCCCGCAAAATGGCCCTCAGGAAGATAGCGGGATGCCCCCATACCGGGAGAATGTCTATTTTATTAGCCTTGGAGATATTGCTATTTACGCTTTAAACTCAGACTACAATTATGTGCTATATAAAAATAAGCCCAATCCCTCTGTAAGATTGCCAGACCAAAACCAGAGAAAATGGTTGACAAAGGTGAAAACATTAAATAGTTCTAAAAAATACCATGTTTTAATGTTTCATGAACCACTCGTCGGTTTAAGCTCTTACGAAAGGGGCATTAAGAGTACAGAGGTGGATTCCTTTGCATCTTTCCTAAAGAGCTTGAACTTTAACTTTTACATTGCTGGACATGACCACCTCTATGCCCGTTGCACCCTATATAATGGACTTACCCAAATAGTTAGTGCAGGTGGGGGTGCCCCATTGTACGACCTTAACGAAGAACTGTTAAAAGACTCCTCTTTAAAAATACACAGCTGGAAAAAGACCTTCAATTATTTGATCCTTGAAAAAGATAAAAGAGACAACTTAAAACTTACAGCAAAAAATCTGAATAAGGAGATCATAGACACAACAATCTTGAAATGA
- a CDS encoding NYN domain-containing protein, whose translation MKIHIIDGYNAIHSSQALSKILSKEEGIKLAREEIVRKCAEKFKNSFIVVFDGKRGGKTSDYPNTIFTSEGVTADEVILDLVSRYYSKKYVVYVYSRDKSLREKARSRGAIPCDPEEIFNETRKVKADQKSLDIKSKKLKKYNWEKEFGISEEKSK comes from the coding sequence ATGAAAATACACATTATTGACGGCTATAACGCCATACACTCTTCACAAGCCTTGTCAAAAATTTTGTCAAAGGAAGAAGGCATAAAACTTGCGAGAGAGGAAATCGTTAGGAAATGCGCTGAAAAATTCAAAAATTCTTTCATTGTTGTATTTGATGGCAAACGTGGAGGAAAAACTTCCGATTATCCCAACACAATATTTACCTCAGAAGGAGTAACCGCCGACGAGGTCATATTAGACCTCGTATCCAGATATTATTCTAAAAAATACGTAGTTTATGTGTACAGCAGGGATAAAAGTTTAAGAGAAAAGGCAAGGTCAAGAGGTGCAATACCCTGTGATCCAGAGGAAATTTTTAATGAAACGAGGAAAGTAAAAGCGGACCAGAAATCTTTAGATATCAAAAGTAAAAAACTAAAAAAGTACAACTGGGAAAAGGAATTTGGAATTTCAGAGGAAAAGTCAAAATGA
- the pyrR gene encoding bifunctional pyr operon transcriptional regulator/uracil phosphoribosyltransferase PyrR: MVFEKYVLMEEEDMKKTLKRIAHEIVEKIKNIDNLVIIGIKTRGVPLARTIKEEIDAITGKHIPLGAVDITFYRDDLSMVGEKPQVKGTDLPFSVDNKDVILVDDVLYTGRTTRAALDEIMDYGRPASVKLCVLIDRGHRELPICPDFVGKYITTTKSEIVKVKVKEIDGVNQVVICEKNDGK; this comes from the coding sequence ATGGTATTTGAAAAGTACGTCCTTATGGAAGAGGAAGACATGAAGAAAACCCTGAAAAGGATAGCCCACGAAATCGTTGAGAAGATCAAAAATATCGACAATCTTGTTATAATTGGCATTAAAACCCGCGGTGTTCCTCTGGCAAGAACAATAAAGGAGGAGATTGATGCTATTACAGGTAAACACATCCCCCTTGGCGCCGTCGATATCACTTTCTATCGAGATGATCTCTCAATGGTGGGTGAAAAACCCCAGGTAAAGGGCACTGACCTACCCTTTAGTGTTGACAATAAAGATGTCATTTTGGTAGACGATGTTTTGTACACTGGTAGAACTACAAGAGCTGCACTGGATGAGATTATGGACTATGGTCGACCCGCTTCAGTGAAACTTTGTGTACTTATCGATAGAGGGCACAGGGAACTTCCTATCTGTCCCGATTTCGTTGGGAAATACATTACCACAACAAAAAGTGAAATCGTTAAAGTAAAGGTCAAGGAAATTGATGGTGTAAATCAGGTGGTGATTTGCGAGAAAAATGATGGTAAGTAA
- a CDS encoding glycosyltransferase family 4 protein → MRVLMATDHYYPYPGGITEHTYHLSKELIKLGIEVEILTSNFPHKFVEEPPDAKSIKVYRVGRSYYIRANKSQTCFSFSRKITSQIRNIVENGNYDIVHSQNSVVPTIPFLSLLYSKSVNFATFHSYHGFSLGYELFKPLLLPIYNKLDGKIFVSKPALEAIARHFPVDEFRIIPNGIDVEKFNPVGDIFTFPFGRRNGEIYILFVGRLELRKGTKYLIQAFNIIGKKYPETRLIIAGDGPLRKSLEKMVDADVADRVHFLGFVSSHQLPALYRTCDIFVSPAIGGESFGIVLLEAMASGKPAVASDNEGYRELVSDGVDGFLFERKNVPDIIQKLELLIRNPDLRKQLGEAARLKALNYSWSKLARKVLDYYEYALKKKA, encoded by the coding sequence ATGCGTGTATTAATGGCAACAGACCATTATTATCCTTACCCTGGGGGTATCACAGAGCATACCTATCACCTCTCAAAGGAACTCATAAAACTGGGAATCGAGGTTGAAATCTTGACCTCCAATTTTCCCCATAAATTTGTGGAAGAGCCTCCGGATGCGAAAAGCATTAAAGTCTACAGGGTTGGGAGATCTTATTACATAAGGGCAAACAAATCACAAACCTGTTTTTCTTTCTCGAGAAAAATCACAAGTCAAATACGAAATATTGTGGAGAATGGAAATTACGATATTGTGCACTCTCAAAATTCCGTTGTTCCTACAATACCTTTCCTGAGCCTCTTATACTCAAAATCAGTTAATTTTGCTACCTTCCATTCCTATCATGGATTCTCCTTAGGATACGAACTTTTTAAGCCCCTCCTCCTCCCTATTTATAATAAGCTTGATGGAAAAATTTTCGTTTCGAAACCCGCCTTAGAGGCTATTGCGAGACACTTCCCCGTTGACGAATTTAGAATAATCCCAAATGGCATTGATGTGGAAAAATTCAATCCAGTCGGTGATATATTTACTTTTCCCTTTGGGAGGAGAAACGGAGAAATTTACATCCTCTTTGTTGGAAGACTCGAACTAAGAAAAGGAACAAAATATCTTATCCAAGCATTTAACATCATCGGTAAAAAATATCCCGAAACCAGATTGATAATTGCCGGAGATGGACCCTTGAGAAAGTCACTCGAGAAGATGGTAGACGCGGACGTTGCAGATAGGGTCCATTTTTTGGGCTTTGTCTCAAGCCACCAATTACCTGCTCTCTACCGAACCTGCGACATATTTGTCTCACCAGCTATTGGCGGTGAGAGCTTCGGTATCGTTTTATTGGAAGCCATGGCCTCGGGTAAGCCTGCTGTCGCATCTGACAATGAGGGGTATAGAGAATTGGTCTCTGATGGGGTAGATGGATTTCTTTTCGAAAGAAAAAATGTTCCCGACATTATACAAAAGCTGGAATTACTGATAAGAAATCCAGATTTAAGAAAACAACTGGGAGAAGCGGCACGCCTTAAAGCCCTGAACTATTCATGGTCGAAATTAGCAAGGAAAGTATTGGATTATTACGAGTATGCATTAAAGAAGAAGGCATGA
- a CDS encoding MazG nucleotide pyrophosphohydrolase domain-containing protein has protein sequence MKEFDELYELVKYLRSDKGCPWDRQQTSESIAFDLIEEAYEINDAIEQKEKEKILEELGDLLFLVLMHIRIKEEEGAFTLEEVLKRVKEKMILRHPHVFGNKSSALSDVLENWEKSKKNPFTTIPNSLPALLMGQKIIEKVKRLNKGNQCESVLRKELEEAKLPAPEEIKKILEVLTTYTCKGQNAEKELRNYLIQLKKILSDKYSNSEDQ, from the coding sequence ATGAAAGAGTTTGATGAATTATATGAATTAGTAAAGTATCTGAGGTCTGATAAAGGTTGTCCCTGGGATAGACAGCAGACCTCAGAATCCATTGCCTTCGACCTAATAGAAGAAGCATACGAAATCAACGATGCCATAGAACAAAAGGAAAAAGAAAAGATCCTTGAAGAATTAGGGGACCTTTTATTCCTCGTGCTTATGCATATCCGTATAAAAGAAGAAGAGGGAGCATTCACCTTAGAGGAAGTCCTGAAAAGGGTTAAAGAAAAAATGATTCTAAGGCATCCCCATGTTTTTGGTAATAAGAGTTCAGCACTTTCAGATGTTCTCGAAAATTGGGAAAAATCTAAAAAGAACCCCTTTACCACGATACCAAACTCTTTACCGGCTTTACTAATGGGGCAAAAAATAATCGAGAAAGTAAAGAGGCTGAATAAAGGAAATCAATGTGAATCTGTATTGAGAAAAGAATTAGAAGAGGCAAAACTCCCTGCTCCCGAAGAAATCAAGAAAATATTAGAGGTATTAACTACATATACCTGCAAAGGGCAAAACGCAGAAAAAGAACTAAGGAATTATTTAATCCAACTCAAAAAAATTCTCAGCGATAAATACTCCAACTCTGAGGACCAATAA
- the mutL gene encoding DNA mismatch repair endonuclease MutL, with amino-acid sequence MIKKLPEGVIKKISAGEVIENPASCVRELIENSLDAGARHIKISIWGGGIDAIEVEDDGVGMSPEEIPIAVQRFTTSKISSFEDLKRLKTLGFRGEALYAIAQVSDLTITSCTSDDATLGWECNFNAGELISSKPAPRKKGTTVIVKDLFFNLPVRRKFLLSKREEGKRVLDEVISYSLWHTNVYFEYYEDGSKKLDLPPGDFAQRIMAIFGREFLEKSVFLDYRDDYLNFTGFVEKPEVVDQKGYKQILLINGRRVKGDQLKKVIYRAYEKPYGQPEFILKVELEPEFVDFNIHPQKREVRIAPYVRITEKLFKALDSRFKEYSEEIVDSMKVSSDSLKANKTYEQVVTVKQLEFGEAFRSEPDRNTPKEVPVEFLNVWQAHKSYIFVQTSNGVMVIDQHAAHERILYDKLRKKEYSSQALMFPILIELSAKEKALFEMYEELFSSFGFEYRFLGSNSLVIDKVPTIFRSVSKEDIRDLIASLEESASLPDRLENFLKTVACKSAIKFGDELSREEMSKLVDELLATDVPFYCPHGRPTIYFIALEELASKFER; translated from the coding sequence GTGATAAAAAAGTTACCTGAGGGCGTAATTAAGAAGATTTCAGCTGGGGAAGTTATTGAAAATCCTGCTTCTTGCGTGAGGGAGCTTATTGAAAATAGCCTTGATGCTGGTGCAAGACACATTAAGATCAGTATCTGGGGTGGTGGAATCGATGCTATTGAAGTTGAGGATGACGGGGTTGGAATGTCCCCAGAGGAGATTCCAATAGCAGTTCAGCGTTTTACTACCAGTAAAATTTCATCTTTTGAAGATTTGAAACGCCTTAAAACCTTGGGATTTAGGGGCGAGGCCTTATACGCCATTGCTCAGGTTTCCGATCTCACGATTACATCGTGTACAAGTGATGATGCTACCCTCGGGTGGGAATGTAATTTTAATGCCGGAGAGCTTATCTCTTCAAAACCTGCGCCGAGAAAGAAAGGCACTACTGTTATTGTTAAGGATTTGTTTTTCAATTTGCCTGTTCGAAGGAAATTTTTACTCTCTAAAAGAGAAGAAGGCAAACGAGTTTTAGACGAGGTTATATCCTATTCCCTTTGGCATACAAATGTTTACTTTGAATATTATGAAGATGGGTCCAAAAAGCTGGATTTACCACCTGGAGATTTCGCTCAGAGGATTATGGCCATATTTGGCAGGGAATTCCTGGAAAAGTCGGTTTTTTTGGATTACAGGGACGACTACCTCAATTTTACGGGCTTTGTTGAAAAGCCCGAAGTAGTTGATCAGAAGGGATACAAACAAATTTTGCTGATAAACGGAAGGAGGGTGAAAGGGGATCAACTGAAAAAAGTAATTTACAGAGCCTACGAAAAGCCTTATGGACAACCCGAGTTCATTTTGAAGGTCGAACTAGAGCCAGAATTTGTCGATTTTAATATCCACCCACAAAAGAGGGAAGTAAGGATAGCACCATATGTTAGAATAACCGAGAAATTATTTAAGGCTTTAGATAGCAGATTTAAAGAATATTCAGAGGAAATTGTTGATTCAATGAAGGTTTCCAGCGATTCATTAAAGGCTAACAAGACCTACGAGCAGGTCGTTACCGTAAAGCAGCTTGAATTTGGTGAGGCCTTCCGTTCGGAACCGGATAGAAATACCCCCAAGGAGGTACCAGTAGAATTTTTGAATGTATGGCAGGCTCACAAATCTTACATTTTTGTTCAGACCAGTAATGGAGTTATGGTTATCGACCAGCATGCAGCTCATGAACGGATCCTTTACGATAAATTACGCAAAAAGGAATACTCGAGTCAGGCGCTGATGTTTCCAATACTTATAGAACTTTCTGCTAAAGAAAAGGCATTATTTGAGATGTATGAGGAACTTTTCAGCTCCTTTGGATTTGAATACAGGTTTTTGGGGTCAAATTCCCTTGTAATTGATAAGGTTCCAACTATTTTTAGAAGTGTAAGCAAAGAAGACATAAGGGATTTAATAGCATCTCTCGAAGAATCAGCAAGTTTGCCTGATAGGCTGGAGAACTTTCTAAAAACTGTTGCTTGCAAGTCTGCAATAAAATTTGGAGATGAGTTATCTAGGGAAGAAATGTCAAAGCTTGTGGATGAGCTTTTAGCCACGGATGTTCCCTTTTATTGCCCGCACGGAAGACCCACTATATACTTTATTGCCCTTGAGGAGCTGGCATCAAAATTTGAGAGGTGA
- a CDS encoding nucleoside kinase — translation MGKKVWDMVNRVSYPYTACIIDNQLVGFGMEFPESPNIKLLSVTEGEGRRTYERTLAFLSDYLLAKAGYKNALKMEHSLGEALYGEARGVDPDLAVQIIEKGLYELSKKEVPIEMVDLTKQEAIRYLRQEKLYSQLRLIQYMSKNIFTFYKIDDYMAYMAGPLVPHTGFIKVFKLQRYNHGFLLFLPDVNDPMKLADPVKRDKLFETFQESKSWAEILGVEDVGHLNEAIEDGRISDLIKIQEGFHEKKIAQIADLITKRKDEIKLVLIAGPSSSGKTTFSKRLKIQLIVNGLIPKTISLDDYFVDREFTPVDENGEPDYESFYALDYKLFREHIRRLIAGEKVQIPKFSFAKGRRDGIREEMTLGANDIIIVEGIHGLNPELTEGISEKNKFKIYVSSLTQLNIDRLNRIPTRDARIIRRIVRDYKYRNHSASETISMWPKVARGEDLYIFPYQEEADVMFNSALTYELAVLKNYAEPLLRSVKCDDESYSEALRLLNFLFHFMGVMPFEIPPTSIIREFIGGSSFEY, via the coding sequence ATGGGAAAGAAAGTATGGGATATGGTAAACAGGGTTTCTTATCCCTATACCGCATGCATAATTGATAATCAGCTTGTAGGGTTTGGAATGGAATTTCCAGAAAGTCCAAATATAAAATTGCTTAGCGTTACGGAAGGAGAGGGGCGGAGAACCTACGAAAGAACGCTGGCCTTTTTGAGTGATTATCTTCTTGCCAAAGCAGGTTATAAAAACGCACTGAAGATGGAGCATTCTCTTGGTGAAGCCCTTTACGGAGAAGCAAGGGGAGTGGATCCTGATTTAGCAGTTCAAATTATTGAAAAGGGGCTTTACGAATTGTCAAAGAAGGAAGTGCCCATCGAGATGGTTGACCTTACTAAGCAAGAAGCTATTAGATACCTGCGACAGGAGAAACTTTACTCACAGCTTAGATTAATTCAATACATGTCCAAGAACATCTTTACTTTTTATAAGATAGATGATTATATGGCTTATATGGCTGGCCCCCTTGTTCCCCACACAGGTTTCATTAAAGTTTTCAAGCTACAACGTTATAACCACGGATTTCTCCTATTCCTACCAGATGTTAACGATCCAATGAAACTCGCTGATCCTGTGAAGAGGGATAAATTATTTGAAACCTTTCAGGAGTCTAAATCCTGGGCAGAAATTCTCGGCGTAGAGGATGTAGGGCACCTCAACGAAGCAATTGAGGATGGCAGGATTTCGGACCTTATTAAAATACAGGAAGGTTTCCATGAGAAAAAGATAGCCCAAATCGCGGACTTAATAACTAAGCGTAAAGATGAAATTAAATTAGTTTTGATTGCCGGTCCTTCATCCTCAGGCAAAACTACCTTTTCAAAGAGACTCAAGATTCAGTTAATTGTCAATGGGCTTATCCCAAAGACGATTTCGTTGGATGACTATTTTGTCGATAGGGAGTTTACACCAGTAGATGAGAATGGCGAACCCGATTATGAGAGTTTTTATGCCTTGGACTACAAGTTATTTCGCGAGCACATAAGAAGACTAATCGCGGGTGAAAAGGTTCAAATACCGAAGTTCAGTTTTGCTAAAGGGAGAAGGGACGGAATCCGAGAAGAGATGACCCTGGGAGCAAATGATATAATCATTGTTGAAGGAATCCATGGTCTGAATCCAGAGCTCACTGAAGGTATTTCTGAGAAAAATAAATTCAAAATATATGTGTCCAGTCTAACGCAACTTAACATTGACAGGCTAAATAGAATACCCACAAGAGACGCCAGAATTATAAGAAGAATTGTAAGAGATTATAAATACAGGAATCATTCTGCGTCTGAAACTATTTCTATGTGGCCTAAGGTTGCGAGGGGAGAGGATTTGTATATTTTCCCCTATCAAGAAGAGGCAGATGTAATGTTCAACAGTGCTCTTACTTACGAACTTGCAGTCTTAAAGAATTATGCCGAACCGCTTTTACGCTCTGTTAAGTGTGATGATGAAAGCTATAGTGAAGCTTTAAGGCTTTTAAATTTTCTGTTTCATTTTATGGGAGTTATGCCTTTTGAAATCCCACCAACGTCTATAATTCGCGAATTTATCGGTGGGAGTTCCTTTGAGTATTAA
- a CDS encoding secondary thiamine-phosphate synthase enzyme YjbQ: MVSKTFEIIVKSSRRKEFIEITSQIEKVIRDSNVNSGIAVLFVPHTTAGITINEHADPSVKTDIEGHLSSLVPENKHYKHLEGNADAHIKSVLVGNSLTLPVENGKPVLGTWQGIFFAEFDGPRTRKVLVKILGE; this comes from the coding sequence ATGGTAAGTAAAACTTTTGAAATAATTGTTAAGTCATCAAGAAGAAAGGAGTTTATAGAGATAACATCACAAATCGAAAAAGTTATAAGAGACTCTAATGTAAACAGCGGAATTGCAGTACTTTTCGTGCCACATACCACTGCGGGAATAACTATCAACGAGCATGCTGATCCCTCCGTTAAGACTGACATTGAGGGCCATCTTTCGTCACTCGTTCCAGAAAATAAACATTACAAACACTTAGAAGGTAATGCTGATGCCCATATTAAGTCAGTGTTGGTTGGAAATTCATTGACCCTTCCTGTTGAAAACGGAAAACCTGTGCTGGGAACGTGGCAAGGAATATTCTTTGCAGAATTTGATGGACCTCGTACCAGAAAAGTCCTGGTGAAAATTTTGGGGGAATGA